The Brassica napus cultivar Da-Ae chromosome C1, Da-Ae, whole genome shotgun sequence DNA segment GATGTCGAGTCTCGAGGATATCAAAAACGAGACTGTTGATCtggtaaaattaaaaatctatgtttaatgATCATCATGTCtgttctatgtttttttttttgcttcagtGAGATTATTATAGATCTGTAAACTGTGTTGTGATTTGATCTTGGTTTCGTGTTCTGTCTCTATGCTTTAATGTTTTCCTAACATGTTCTGTTTTTTGTTATCCTGGAGagcaaaaatcatttttttcttccgGATTTTCCAAGAAAAACTCGTTCTTTAAATTGAAACCTGtgaaattattacttaataagatctttttatataaaccaataagcaaaaagagagaaaaaaagtagATCTACGCATGTGAATGGGTAACACAAAAAGATAAAGAGTTTTCGTTTAGTGGTGGAGCTAAGCTACGTTTCGATAAAGTCCAATCTACTACttgacttgtgcacatgctttttgtctttttattttttgttttaactctACCAGTAGTATAATATTACtatcattacttttttttaattggctAGGACAACGAAATCACATAAATTAATtcggtatttaaaaaaaaaggagttttATGATTACAATCTTCtataaacaaaagaagaagttcagattcctttttttccctttttttttaagttttgtgtACCTTTCCGTGGTACGTTTAACTTCTCTGTCTTTGAAGCAATCAACAACACATCTTTTGTGCAGACGTAACTTTGGGAATCACATGTTCTGTCTTTAACCTTTCGATGTCACACCGAACTATTCAATCTCTGACTCGCAGTTAAACACCTTGTAGTCATATGAATGTATAAAGGATCTTTTTTAATAAATCACATGAACTGAATAAGATCAAAGGGTTGCTCTCTTTTATTAAAGATCTGGTTTTAGTCTTGTGTCTGACCAAAACTTGCTTTGACTTTGCAGGAGAAGATTCCCATTGAGGAAGTTTTCCAGCAGCTGAAATGTACCAAGGAAGGTTTGACGACTCAGGAAGGGGAAGAGAGGATTCAGATCTTTGGCCCCAACAAGCTCGAAGAGAAAAAGGTCTAAAACTTTGCTGCTTTTCTCAGACATAAACATTTagtttcttgttgttgtttGGTTACTGAGTTTGTcaaatgaaaaacaattttacaggAAAGCAAAATCCTCAAGTTCTTGGGGTTCATGTGGAACCCTCTCTCATGGGTGATGGAAGCTGCTGCAATCATGGCAATCGCTTTGGCCAACGGTGATGGTAGGCCTCCGGATTGGCAGGACTTTGTTGGTATCATCTGTCTTCTTGTCATCAATTCCACCATCAGTTTCATCGAAGAGAACAACGCTGGTAACGCCGCTGCCGCCCTCATGGCTGGTCTTGCTCCCAAAACAAAGGTTTGTTCCCTCATAACAGAACGCTTTGTGAAAGATTATAACAAACTTTAAGctaatgtttgtttgtttgtatgtGTTCAGGTTCTTAGAGATGGGAAATGGAGTGAACAAGAAGCTGCCATCCTTGTCCCAGGAGACATCGTCAGCATCAAGCTCGGAGACATCATCCCTGCCGATTGTCGTCTCCTTGAAGGTGATCCTTTAAAGGTTGACCAGTCTGCTCTCACCGGAGAGTCCCTCCCTGTGACCAGGCACCCTGGACAAGAAGTCTTCTCGGGCTCAACCTGTAAGCAAGGAGAGATTGAGGCCATTGTCATCGCCACCGGTGTCCACACTTTCTTCGGCAAAGCTGCTCACCTTGTGGACAGCACAAACCAAGTTGGACATTTCCAGAAGGTTCTTACCGCTATTGGTAACTTCTGTATCTGCTCCATCGCCATCGGTATGGTGATTGAGATCATCGTCATGTACCCTATCCAGCGCCGAAAGTACAGAGACGGTATTGACAATCTCTTGGTCCTGTTGATCGGTGGTATCCCTATCGCTATGCCTACGGTGTTGTCTGTAACCATGGCTATTGGATCTCACAAGCTCGCTCAGCAAGGTGCCATCACCAAGCGTATGACTGCCATTGAGGAGATGGCTGGTATGGATGTCTTGTGCAGTGACAAAACGGGAACGCTGACTCTTAACAAACTGAGTGTTGATAAAAACTTGGTTGAGGTGTTCTGCAAGGGTGTGGAGAAGGACCAGGTTCTGTTGTTTGCTGCTATGGCTTCGAGAATTGAGAACCAGGATGCTATTGATGCAGCCATGGTTGGTATGCTAGCTGATCCAAAGGAGGCTAGAGCTGGAATCAGGGAGGTTCACTTCCTTCCATTCAACCCTACTGATAAGAGAACTGCTTTGACTTACATAGACTCAAGTGGTAACTGGCACAGAGTCAGCAAAGGTGCTCCTGAGCAGATCCTTGAACTTGCCAAAGCCAACAATGACCTTAGCAAGAGGGTGCTCAATATTATTGACAAGTATGCAGAGCGTGGTCTCAGGTCTTTGGCTGTTGCTCGCCAGGTACTTGTTTCTCCAATGATAGATACTCTTTTGGTTTCAGACTTGTAAACAAATGTCTTAACTGTTCTTGTATCCTTTATATAGGTGGTGCCTGAGAAAACAAAGGAAAGTCCCGGTGGACCATGGGAGTTTGTTGGTTTGTTGCCACTGTTTGATCCTCCAAGACATGACAGTGCTGAAACCATCAGAAGAGCTTTGAATCTCGGTGTTAATGTCAAGATGATCACTGGTAATAAACTTTACGTAACCATCACTCTTGTCTTTGTTACTAATATACTTTTTACATTTCCTCTTTAACATTCTCTTGTATGTTTGCCAGGTGACCAACTTGCTATTGGTAAGGAGACTGGTCGTAGACTTGGAATGGGAACAAACATGTACCCATCTTCAGCTCTTCTTGGAAACCACAAGGACGCAAACCTTGCATCCATCCCCGTTGAGGAGCTGATCGAAAAGGCTGATGGATTCGCTGGAGTCTTCCCAGGTTTTTATCATTTTAGACTCATTGTTTATTTCAAATGTTGTTATGTTTATATCTaagcttttttgtttttggatcttTGCAGAGCACAAGTACGAGATCGTCAAGAAGTTGCAGGAGAGGAAGCACATCGTTGGTATGACTGGTGATGGTGTCAACGACGCTCCCGCTTTGAAGAAAGCTGACATCGGTATCGCTGTGGATGACGCTACTGATGCTGCTCGTGGCGCTTCTGACATCGTCCTCACCGAGCCAGGACTCAGCGTTATCATCAGCGCTGTCCTCACCAGCAGAGCTATCTTCCAGAGGATGAAGAACTACACTATCTACGCTGTCTCAATCACAATCCGTATCGTTCTTGGTTTCATGCTTATTGCCCTCATCTGGGAGTTTGACTTCTCTGCATTCATGGTTCTGATCATCGCCATTCTTAACGATGGTACCATCATGACGATCTCAAAGGACAGAGTCAAGCCATCTCCCACACCTGATAGCTGGAAACTTAAAGAGATTTTCGCTACTGGAGTTGTGCTTGGAAGCTACCAAGCTATCATGAGTGTTATTTTCTTCTGGTTGGCACACAAAACCGACTTCTTCACGGTAACTAATATAACTGAGCTGTTTCATTCACTTAAGTATTTTAGAGTTGTGGTAACTAAACTTTTTACTTTTGGATTCACAGGACAAGTTTGGTGTGAGGTCCATCAGAGACAACAACAATGAGCTAATGGGTGCGGTGTACCTGCAAGTCAGTATCATTAGTCAGGCTCTCATCTTCGTCACAAGATCAAGGAGTTGGTCTTTCGTTGAACGTCCTGGAGCGTTACTTATGATTGCTTTCGTTGTTGCACAGCTGGTAAAGATCATCACTATCTCCCAAGGGTTTCTTCTTAAACCAAACATGTTTTTTAATTCACTGGATTCTTTTACAAATGCAGGTTGCTACTTTGATTGCTGTTTACGCCAACTGGGAGTTTGCAAAGGTTAGGGGTATTGGATGGGGATGGGCTGGAGTGATCTGGCTATACAGTATTGTGACTTACTTCCCACAGGACGTTTTCAAGTTTGCCATTAGATACATCTTGAGTGGAAAGGCTTGGCTCAACTTGTTTGAAAACAGGATTGCTTTAACGAGTAAGAAAGATTTTGGAAAAGAAGAGAGGGAGGCTCAATGGGCAGTTGCTCAGAGGACACTTCATGGTTTGCAGCCAAAGGAACCTGTTAGCATCATTCCTGAGCAAGGAGGTTACAGAGAGTTGTCTGAGATTGCagagcaagccaagaagagagCTGAGATTGCAAGGTAAAATAATCATACCTTTAAAGAATTTAACACTCTTTTGATTGGAATTAGAGACTAACagaatgatttgtattttttaacaaCAGGCTTAGGGAGCTGCACACACTTAAGGGACATGTGGAATCAGTTGTGAAGCTAAAGGGTTTGGACATTGAGACTCCAGGACACTACACTGTCTAAGTCACAagcaaagaaaagaagataccAAACATGTGATTGATCCTTTTTTATcccttgtttttgtttttttttcttattcttcaCTGCCTCTTAAGGTTATTGTTTGCATAGGAAGAGAGATCTTTGTTTATTGCCATAACTCTTCCCCAGTTTCTATTGTTAGTGTTCTTGTTTCTCTGATATGTAACCTTCTTTAGAAGAATCAAGGCATGCTTTTATGTTTGGCACTTTAATCAACACTCTCTACTTTGCTCTTATTCTATGAGCCTATGTAAtattaatcttcttctttttccttaaATCAAATTCTTATCTCTCTATTTTCATTTGCTTTACTACAAACAATTGGCAATTTTAAATGGGAAATCATCCTATATAAGTGTTTGTTTTGCTTCCACCTAGtccaaaatcaataaaaaatcttatatattaaaatagaagtcatgatttTTTTCGTGTGTGATTTTTTAACTTGGACTATTACTTAGAAATCATATTAAATGCattttattaagactaataatacatagaatctttaaaatattttaatcattatatcttttgatatcttttcatttaaatataaatatatttattttaaaattctaacaaatctattttaaaagatttttacaagaccttcattttcaaaattatatttaaatattttcactaatttcgaaattaattattatacattaatatattcagttatcgtttataaaatgaaaaattaaaaattaaataaaattttatctattatataatcataatcaatcatattaaaagaaaattactttattgagctaaatataatatatattttattttcgtaagtataaaatatttatgtccaaaaataaaatctaatacatTGGTAAGATATgttaacattagcaaactatataatacatgtataaaaattaacatatatttctttaaagctaataatataaaatctttgtaactactttaatcataatatagtttcattttaaatataatatatatttatatattatatttatatattatattttaaaaattctaataaatctgtgtaaaaatattttaacaataacttaaaattatgttttataagatgaaaaataaataaattatattctattttatctactttatagtcataatcatgttaaaatacaattattatacttaaataaatatgttaaaagtatattcaattgataaatttataaattttattttcataaatataaactatttattttaaaaatataatatgatgatagaacaacttaaaattagcaaaatatataatacatgtctaaaattaacatatcttagacttttgtatatacaataatatattatctaaaatgaataagcataaaaaaatattggtataaAGAAATCCAACTTTGAAAGAtgggtcagaatttagcataaattaaataaaaaataattttcaaatatgttttctcatgaatatattaatttgcttaataactaaatgcaaatacaataagataaatatataataagaagtgacaAATACGTATggttttaaacaattgattaattataacatgtaaattataaaattattgtatttgaaatagttatataaacatttaattatatgatcaacgttaaaaatatatatcacttATGttgtaaaacaataatttatatatagaataaTGAAAACAAACACCGCGCGGTTGCGCGAATC contains these protein-coding regions:
- the LOC125580605 gene encoding ATPase 2, plasma membrane-type-like isoform X1; this translates as MSSLEDIKNETVDLEKIPIEEVFQQLKCTKEGLTTQEGEERIQIFGPNKLEEKKESKILKFLGFMWNPLSWVMEAAAIMAIALANGDGRPPDWQDFVGIICLLVINSTISFIEENNAGNAAAALMAGLAPKTKVLRDGKWSEQEAAILVPGDIVSIKLGDIIPADCRLLEGDPLKVDQSALTGESLPVTRHPGQEVFSGSTCKQGEIEAIVIATGVHTFFGKAAHLVDSTNQVGHFQKVLTAIGNFCICSIAIGMVIEIIVMYPIQRRKYRDGIDNLLVLLIGGIPIAMPTVLSVTMAIGSHKLAQQGAITKRMTAIEEMAGMDVLCSDKTGTLTLNKLSVDKNLVEVFCKGVEKDQVLLFAAMASRIENQDAIDAAMVGMLADPKEARAGIREVHFLPFNPTDKRTALTYIDSSGNWHRVSKGAPEQILELAKANNDLSKRVLNIIDKYAERGLRSLAVARQVVPEKTKESPGGPWEFVGLLPLFDPPRHDSAETIRRALNLGVNVKMITGDQLAIGKETGRRLGMGTNMYPSSALLGNHKDANLASIPVEELIEKADGFAGVFPEHKYEIVKKLQERKHIVGMTGDGVNDAPALKKADIGIAVDDATDAARGASDIVLTEPGLSVIISAVLTSRAIFQRMKNYTIYAVSITIRIVLGFMLIALIWEFDFSAFMVLIIAILNDGTIMTISKDRVKPSPTPDSWKLKEIFATGVVLGSYQAIMSVIFFWLAHKTDFFTDKFGVRSIRDNNNELMGAVYLQVSIISQALIFVTRSRSWSFVERPGALLMIAFVVAQLVATLIAVYANWEFAKVRGIGWGWAGVIWLYSIVTYFPQDVFKFAIRYILSGKAWLNLFENRIALTSKKDFGKEEREAQWAVAQRTLHGLQPKEPVSIIPEQGGYRELSEIAEQAKKRAEIARLRELHTLKGHVESVVKLKGLDIETPGHYTV
- the LOC125580605 gene encoding ATPase 2, plasma membrane-type-like isoform X2, which encodes MNEKIPIEEVFQQLKCTKEGLTTQEGEERIQIFGPNKLEEKKESKILKFLGFMWNPLSWVMEAAAIMAIALANGDGRPPDWQDFVGIICLLVINSTISFIEENNAGNAAAALMAGLAPKTKVLRDGKWSEQEAAILVPGDIVSIKLGDIIPADCRLLEGDPLKVDQSALTGESLPVTRHPGQEVFSGSTCKQGEIEAIVIATGVHTFFGKAAHLVDSTNQVGHFQKVLTAIGNFCICSIAIGMVIEIIVMYPIQRRKYRDGIDNLLVLLIGGIPIAMPTVLSVTMAIGSHKLAQQGAITKRMTAIEEMAGMDVLCSDKTGTLTLNKLSVDKNLVEVFCKGVEKDQVLLFAAMASRIENQDAIDAAMVGMLADPKEARAGIREVHFLPFNPTDKRTALTYIDSSGNWHRVSKGAPEQILELAKANNDLSKRVLNIIDKYAERGLRSLAVARQVVPEKTKESPGGPWEFVGLLPLFDPPRHDSAETIRRALNLGVNVKMITGDQLAIGKETGRRLGMGTNMYPSSALLGNHKDANLASIPVEELIEKADGFAGVFPEHKYEIVKKLQERKHIVGMTGDGVNDAPALKKADIGIAVDDATDAARGASDIVLTEPGLSVIISAVLTSRAIFQRMKNYTIYAVSITIRIVLGFMLIALIWEFDFSAFMVLIIAILNDGTIMTISKDRVKPSPTPDSWKLKEIFATGVVLGSYQAIMSVIFFWLAHKTDFFTDKFGVRSIRDNNNELMGAVYLQVSIISQALIFVTRSRSWSFVERPGALLMIAFVVAQLVATLIAVYANWEFAKVRGIGWGWAGVIWLYSIVTYFPQDVFKFAIRYILSGKAWLNLFENRIALTSKKDFGKEEREAQWAVAQRTLHGLQPKEPVSIIPEQGGYRELSEIAEQAKKRAEIARLRELHTLKGHVESVVKLKGLDIETPGHYTV